The following proteins come from a genomic window of Elusimicrobiota bacterium:
- a CDS encoding cytochrome c, with product MRRALWILIPFALSACAPSKDPAARGAARFAALGCVTCHRVGERGGGQAGPDLTTVGIRHSAAWLDLWLKDPSAWKLGTTMPNLKLKDDVRADLVAYLQSLNGEPYRATRPWNAPGVKADPRKRGEMIYNRVGCVACHGDRGRGGFPNNNVVGSAVPGLKHARDGFSVPELKERIRLGRRPEPADPTRPPPWVEMPGWKDFLSEDELDALVTYLHSLAPPKADDWAE from the coding sequence GGCACGCGGGGCGGCGCGGTTCGCCGCCCTGGGGTGCGTGACCTGCCACCGCGTGGGGGAACGGGGCGGCGGACAGGCCGGCCCCGACCTCACCACCGTGGGGATCCGACATTCCGCCGCGTGGTTGGATTTGTGGTTGAAGGATCCGTCGGCCTGGAAACTCGGGACCACCATGCCCAATTTAAAGTTGAAGGACGACGTGCGCGCGGATTTGGTCGCCTACCTTCAATCTTTAAACGGCGAGCCCTACCGCGCCACGCGCCCTTGGAACGCCCCCGGGGTCAAAGCCGACCCCCGCAAACGGGGGGAGATGATTTACAACCGTGTCGGCTGCGTGGCCTGCCACGGCGACCGGGGGCGGGGCGGTTTTCCCAACAACAACGTGGTGGGCAGCGCGGTGCCCGGTTTGAAGCACGCCCGCGACGGATTCTCCGTTCCGGAGTTGAAGGAACGCATTCGGTTGGGACGCCGACCGGAGCCGGCCGACCCCACCCGCCCGCCGCCCTGGGTGGAAATGCCCGGCTGGAAAGATTTTCTCTCGGAGGACGAACTCGACGCCCTCGTGACTTACCTGCACAGCTTGGCCCCGCCCAAAGCGGACGATTGGGCCGAATAG
- the cyoE gene encoding protoheme IX farnesyltransferase, which translates to MIDRPSSVAPFRCALALAAATLLLVGLGGLVTSTHSGLTVPDWPLSYGRLMPRLVGGILFEHGHRLAATLVGLLTIVTAIVFRKDPRAWLRRTAWAALGLVILQGVFGGLTVLLKLPKPVSIVHATLAQTFFCMTVALAVWTSPLWKREPAADAGGTDIPLPHIALLLVASLYLQLILGATVRHTGHALSFHLVNAGLILLWIGWSFHRLSLSHAREKDLWAVAGAVAAVFAVQCLLGLLALLSFLGPGWPVHPWSSVGWATAHVVAGALLLGLSVALALLSWRRFPGAFNGDRLRDYVSLTKPGITLMAALTALAGFLLASRGAVSFGRLGHTALGTLLVSAGACALNMLIERDRDALMARTGDRPLPARRVSPGEALFLGALLLLGGVSYLGLFVNGLTAALAAATAAVYLYAYTPLKKISAVNTLVGAVAGALPPVFGWSAAAGRLELGAGILFGILFFWQFPHFFALAWLYREDYSRAGFVVLPVVQPDGRGTSLHALLGALALLAVSWVPVWAGRGTGAYAVLATALGAALVALGFHFHRDRTTRRARRLFLASVVYLPVLLTALVWSGFRS; encoded by the coding sequence ATGATCGATCGGCCCTCTTCCGTGGCGCCGTTCCGGTGCGCCCTCGCCTTGGCCGCCGCGACACTGCTCCTTGTCGGGTTGGGCGGCTTGGTGACCAGCACCCATTCCGGTTTGACGGTGCCCGACTGGCCCCTCTCCTACGGCCGCCTCATGCCCCGCCTGGTGGGCGGCATTTTGTTTGAACACGGCCACCGCCTGGCGGCGACTCTGGTGGGGCTGCTGACCATCGTGACCGCGATTGTTTTCCGGAAGGACCCCCGCGCCTGGTTGCGCCGAACCGCCTGGGCCGCCCTGGGGTTGGTCATCCTTCAAGGCGTCTTCGGCGGCCTGACGGTTCTCCTGAAGCTCCCCAAGCCGGTGTCCATCGTTCACGCCACGCTCGCGCAAACATTCTTCTGCATGACCGTGGCCCTGGCGGTCTGGACCTCGCCCCTCTGGAAACGCGAACCCGCGGCGGACGCGGGGGGGACGGACATCCCTTTGCCGCACATCGCCCTCCTCCTCGTCGCGTCGTTGTACCTTCAATTGATTTTGGGAGCCACCGTTCGCCACACGGGGCACGCCCTGTCGTTCCATTTGGTGAACGCCGGGTTGATCCTGTTGTGGATCGGTTGGTCCTTCCACCGGCTGTCCCTGTCCCACGCGCGGGAAAAAGACCTTTGGGCCGTGGCCGGCGCGGTGGCGGCGGTTTTCGCCGTCCAATGCCTGCTCGGTCTCTTGGCCCTGCTGAGTTTCCTGGGGCCGGGATGGCCCGTCCACCCGTGGTCCTCGGTGGGTTGGGCCACCGCCCACGTCGTCGCGGGGGCGCTTCTCCTGGGTTTGTCGGTGGCCCTGGCGCTTCTCTCCTGGCGACGGTTCCCGGGGGCGTTCAACGGCGACCGATTGCGCGATTACGTTTCTCTCACCAAGCCGGGCATCACCTTGATGGCCGCCTTGACGGCTCTGGCGGGATTTTTGCTGGCGTCCCGGGGGGCGGTGTCCTTCGGGCGGTTGGGACACACGGCCCTGGGCACGTTGTTGGTTTCGGCGGGCGCCTGCGCCCTCAACATGTTGATAGAACGGGACCGCGACGCCCTGATGGCGCGGACGGGCGATCGGCCCTTGCCCGCGCGGCGTGTTTCGCCCGGTGAAGCGTTGTTCCTGGGGGCCCTGTTGTTGCTCGGGGGCGTCTCTTACCTCGGACTTTTCGTCAACGGTCTCACGGCCGCGCTGGCGGCGGCCACGGCGGCCGTCTACCTTTACGCCTACACGCCTTTGAAAAAAATTTCCGCCGTCAACACCCTGGTGGGCGCGGTGGCGGGCGCCTTGCCGCCGGTGTTCGGCTGGTCGGCGGCGGCGGGCCGACTGGAGTTGGGCGCGGGGATCCTGTTCGGCATTCTTTTCTTTTGGCAATTTCCGCATTTCTTCGCCCTCGCCTGGCTTTACCGCGAAGACTATTCCCGGGCGGGGTTCGTCGTGCTGCCGGTGGTTCAGCCCGACGGCCGGGGCACGTCCCTCCACGCGTTGCTCGGGGCCCTGGCCCTGTTGGCGGTGAGCTGGGTGCCCGTGTGGGCGGGGCGGGGGACGGGAGCCTACGCGGTCCTGGCCACGGCCCTCGGGGCGGCGCTGGTCGCCTTGGGTTTTCATTTTCACCGGGACCGCACGACCCGGCGCGCGCGGCGCCTCTTTTTGGCGTCCGTCGTGTATTTGCCCGTTTTGCTGACGGCGCTGGTCTGGTCCGGATTCCGCTCATGA
- a CDS encoding ATP-binding cassette domain-containing protein — protein MNDRAVRLENLRHVYPARGRSPAREALSGVTFDVRAGELFGVLGPNGGGKTTLFRILSTALPPTAGQAWVMDRDVVSDPASARAALGVVFQNPSLDKKLTVLENLIHQGRLYGLSGAVLRSRALEFLDRVGLADRAGDVVEHLSGGLQRRAEIAKGLLHRPGLLLMDEPTTGLDPGARRDLWIYLSALSREGVTVLVTTHLMEEAERCSRLAILDRGRLAALGTPEELKKTVGGEVVTVTTSDPAGLAAGLRAAFDLTAQVIDNIVRVERADGHRFVPQLVEKFPGWVETVQVGRPTLEDVFVKHTGHRFWAEKNG, from the coding sequence ATGAACGACCGCGCCGTCCGGCTCGAGAACCTGCGGCATGTCTACCCGGCCCGGGGCCGTTCGCCGGCGCGGGAGGCCCTCTCCGGCGTCACCTTCGATGTCCGGGCGGGGGAATTGTTCGGCGTGCTCGGGCCCAACGGCGGGGGCAAGACCACCCTCTTTCGAATCCTTTCGACGGCCCTCCCCCCCACCGCGGGACAGGCCTGGGTGATGGACCGCGACGTGGTGTCCGACCCCGCGTCGGCGCGCGCCGCCCTGGGGGTGGTTTTCCAAAACCCCAGCCTCGACAAGAAACTGACCGTTCTGGAAAACCTCATCCACCAGGGACGGTTGTACGGTTTGAGCGGGGCGGTCCTGCGTTCGCGGGCCCTGGAGTTTTTGGATCGCGTGGGGTTGGCCGACCGGGCCGGGGACGTGGTGGAACATCTTTCCGGCGGCCTCCAGCGGCGGGCCGAGATCGCCAAAGGGTTGTTGCATCGCCCGGGGCTTTTGTTGATGGACGAACCGACCACGGGCCTGGATCCCGGAGCCCGCCGCGATTTGTGGATCTACTTGAGCGCCTTGTCCCGGGAGGGCGTGACGGTGCTGGTGACCACCCATTTGATGGAGGAGGCCGAGCGGTGTTCGCGTCTCGCGATTTTGGACCGGGGGCGCCTGGCGGCTCTCGGGACTCCCGAAGAACTTAAAAAAACCGTCGGCGGGGAGGTCGTGACGGTGACGACTTCCGACCCGGCCGGGTTGGCGGCGGGCCTGCGCGCGGCCTTCGACCTCACGGCCCAGGTGATCGACAACATCGTCCGCGTCGAGCGGGCCGACGGCCATCGGTTCGTGCCCCAACTGGTGGAAAAATTCCCCGGGTGGGTGGAGACCGTCCAAGTGGGGCGGCCCACGCTGGAGGATGTTTTCGTGAAGCACACCGGCCACCGGTTCTGGGCGGAGAAAAACGGATGA
- a CDS encoding ABC transporter permease encodes MRAFFLAAGTLAARELTRFARQRNRVIGALATPLLFWFFLGAGLGSSFRVNLGGAEGLNYLQFFLPGTMALVCLFTAIFSTISVIEDRQAGFLQAVLVSPAPRSAVVAGKMVGGTVLAVGQSVLFFIFLPMVGVPLTAGGVAAALAVLVLLGLGLTGLGLLLAWTSESVQGFHALMNLILMPLWFLSGAVFPSAGAPRWLAAAMAANPVTYGVHGLHRALLGATTGPSLGACLAVMALFAVVMGAAATTLVRRDRG; translated from the coding sequence ATGAGGGCTTTTTTTCTGGCGGCGGGCACCCTGGCGGCGCGGGAGCTGACGCGCTTCGCGCGCCAGCGCAACCGGGTCATCGGCGCTTTGGCCACGCCGCTCCTTTTTTGGTTCTTCCTGGGGGCGGGGTTGGGCTCCAGTTTTCGCGTGAACCTGGGCGGCGCCGAAGGGCTCAATTACCTGCAATTTTTCCTGCCGGGGACCATGGCGCTCGTGTGCCTCTTCACGGCGATTTTTTCGACGATATCGGTGATCGAGGACCGGCAGGCCGGGTTCCTTCAGGCGGTGCTGGTGTCGCCGGCGCCGCGCTCGGCCGTGGTCGCGGGCAAGATGGTGGGCGGCACGGTTTTGGCGGTGGGGCAGTCGGTGTTGTTTTTCATTTTCTTACCGATGGTGGGCGTGCCTCTCACCGCCGGGGGCGTGGCCGCCGCGCTGGCGGTGTTGGTCCTGCTGGGCTTGGGCCTGACGGGGTTGGGGCTCCTGCTCGCCTGGACGTCGGAATCCGTCCAGGGGTTCCACGCGCTCATGAACTTGATTTTGATGCCGCTGTGGTTTTTGTCGGGGGCGGTGTTCCCGTCGGCGGGCGCGCCCCGTTGGCTGGCGGCCGCCATGGCCGCCAACCCCGTGACCTACGGCGTGCACGGCCTGCACCGCGCGCTTCTGGGCGCGACCACGGGCCCGTCCTTGGGCGCCTGTCTCGCCGTGATGGCGCTCTTCGCCGTCGTCATGGGCGCGGCGGCGACGACCCTCGTGCGGCGCGACCGGGGGTAG
- a CDS encoding DUF420 domain-containing protein, with translation MIARPALHAMLNGTAAVLLVLGRLAVRSGRLAWHRALMGATFLLSTLFLASYLHYHAGIGHTSYTGTGWTRPIYFALLLSHTVLAVVIVPLVIVTLVWALRDRTERHRAWARWTWPLWLYVCVTGVVLYFFLYG, from the coding sequence ATGATCGCCCGACCGGCCCTGCACGCGATGCTCAACGGCACCGCGGCCGTGCTATTGGTCTTGGGCCGCCTGGCCGTGCGGTCGGGCCGTTTGGCCTGGCACCGCGCCCTCATGGGGGCGACGTTTCTTCTTTCAACTCTCTTCCTGGCCTCTTACCTCCACTATCACGCCGGCATCGGTCACACGTCCTACACGGGCACCGGTTGGACGCGACCCATCTATTTCGCCCTGCTCCTGTCCCACACGGTCCTGGCCGTCGTCATCGTGCCGCTCGTGATCGTCACCCTGGTGTGGGCCCTGCGGGACCGGACGGAACGGCACCGGGCCTGGGCGCGCTGGACCTGGCCACTTTGGCTTTATGTGTGCGTGACCGGGGTGGTCCTATATTTTTTCCTCTATGGATGA
- a CDS encoding glycerophosphodiester phosphodiesterase, translated as MILIGHRGAAGHAPENTRAAFERGLALGADALECDVHLSRDGVPVVIHDDVLDRTTDGHGFVRAMPWAALRDLDAGAWFGPAHRGERLWRLGDLLAWAKHRRTRRGRPLELVIEIKRPEDRPHPGIADKVARALRRAGWVRRSTVISFDHGAAARVKRLLPGVRVGLLFRETPPDLARRVARTRADAVFPRRHLVTPDFVAAAHARGWWVGTWTADAPAEIRRLRAAGVDALATNFPERAR; from the coding sequence ATGATCCTCATCGGCCACCGGGGCGCCGCGGGGCACGCGCCCGAAAACACCCGCGCCGCCTTTGAACGGGGCCTCGCCCTGGGCGCGGACGCTTTGGAATGCGATGTCCACCTGTCGCGGGACGGCGTGCCCGTGGTGATTCACGACGATGTTTTGGACCGCACCACCGACGGTCACGGGTTCGTGCGGGCGATGCCCTGGGCCGCCCTGCGGGATCTCGACGCCGGCGCCTGGTTCGGCCCGGCCCACCGCGGCGAGAGGCTGTGGCGGCTGGGCGACCTTCTCGCCTGGGCCAAACACCGACGCACCCGCCGGGGCCGGCCGCTGGAACTCGTGATCGAGATCAAACGCCCCGAGGACCGTCCCCACCCGGGCATCGCCGATAAAGTCGCGCGCGCCCTCCGGCGGGCGGGTTGGGTGCGGCGCTCCACGGTCATTTCGTTCGACCACGGCGCCGCGGCGCGGGTCAAACGGCTTTTGCCCGGCGTCCGCGTGGGCCTCCTGTTTCGTGAAACGCCCCCGGATTTGGCCCGCCGCGTGGCGCGGACGAGGGCCGACGCCGTGTTCCCGCGCCGCCATTTGGTCACCCCCGATTTCGTCGCGGCGGCCCACGCGCGGGGGTGGTGGGTCGGCACCTGGACGGCCGACGCGCCGGCCGAGATCCGCCGGTTGCGGGCCGCCGGGGTCGACGCCCTGGCCACCAATTTTCCGGAACGCGCCCGATGA
- the queG gene encoding tRNA epoxyqueuosine(34) reductase QueG: MTPADIVRAAAAAAGFEAVAFTAASPAASDGAFLSDWCSAGKAAGMGWLARDPERRARPTALMPEARTLITLGVSYFEEDTAPRPAGPAGRVARYAWGEDYHAVIERRLGDVRDRLRLAFGPTVLSRPAVDIQPLLERAFARRAGLGFVGKNTNLIRPGSGSFLFLADLLVNLELPPEGAVPQGCGACRRCQDACPTGALDTPFVLDARLCVAYHTIENRGAIPRDLRPKIGRWVFGCDDCQDVCPFNARAAAHRWPEFSARRGPGPWLSLEDLLRLDSDEAFRVRFRGTSVLRAKRAGLARNACVAAANGGHAEALADLLDDRLRRDPEPVVREHAAWALGRAGRVGRARLDRAWTTETHPVVKEEIDRSLREAA, encoded by the coding sequence ATGACCCCCGCGGACATCGTCCGCGCGGCCGCCGCCGCGGCGGGGTTCGAGGCGGTCGCTTTCACCGCCGCGTCGCCCGCGGCGTCCGACGGCGCTTTTTTGAGCGATTGGTGTTCGGCCGGCAAGGCCGCGGGCATGGGGTGGCTGGCCCGGGATCCCGAACGCCGGGCCCGTCCCACCGCCCTGATGCCCGAAGCCCGCACGCTCATCACGCTGGGTGTGTCTTATTTCGAGGAGGACACCGCCCCGCGCCCCGCCGGTCCCGCCGGGCGGGTGGCCCGTTACGCCTGGGGGGAGGACTACCACGCCGTCATCGAGCGGCGCCTCGGGGACGTGCGCGACCGCTTGCGCCTCGCCTTCGGTCCCACGGTCCTGTCCCGGCCGGCCGTCGACATCCAGCCGTTGCTCGAGCGCGCCTTCGCCCGGCGCGCGGGTTTGGGGTTTGTCGGAAAAAACACCAATCTCATCCGCCCCGGCAGCGGTTCGTTTTTGTTTTTGGCCGATCTGCTGGTCAATCTGGAACTGCCCCCCGAGGGCGCCGTGCCCCAGGGGTGCGGCGCCTGCCGGCGGTGCCAGGACGCCTGCCCCACGGGCGCCCTGGACACCCCGTTCGTCCTGGACGCGCGCCTCTGCGTGGCCTACCACACCATCGAAAACCGGGGGGCCATCCCCCGGGACCTGCGGCCGAAAATCGGCCGCTGGGTGTTCGGCTGCGACGATTGCCAAGACGTTTGCCCGTTCAACGCGCGCGCGGCCGCCCACCGGTGGCCGGAATTTTCCGCCCGCCGGGGCCCGGGGCCGTGGTTGTCGCTGGAGGACCTTTTGCGGCTGGATTCCGACGAAGCTTTCCGGGTGCGGTTTCGGGGAACGTCGGTTTTGCGGGCCAAACGGGCGGGACTGGCGCGCAACGCGTGCGTCGCGGCGGCCAACGGGGGGCACGCCGAAGCCCTCGCGGATCTTTTGGACGACCGTCTGCGACGCGACCCCGAGCCGGTGGTGCGGGAGCACGCGGCCTGGGCCCTGGGGCGCGCGGGCCGGGTCGGTCGGGCGCGGCTGGACCGCGCTTGGACGACGGAAACCCACCCCGTCGTCAAAGAGGAAATCGACCGGTCCCTGCGGGAGGCGGCGTGA
- a CDS encoding SAM-dependent methyltransferase has product MTGPFTETVRAEIGRRGRVTFAEFMGWALTHPRHGYYTAGARTGRAGDFITNAQVPLFGEALAEILVDMWDALGSARWTLIELGAGDGVLAERVLTALDRRGRARRVTTHLVEASPAARAAARRRLSRFGGVHLHAALADLEHTAGVEGCVYSNEFFDALPFHRLRGAAGGPEELFVTEGNGGLLETPGPLSDPALVALLSSAGISLEEGQETEVCPLVDAVQEELARVLARGFVLTVDYGGAAAEVHHPTRARGTRRTFSHHRVGDDPFRDVGEKDITAHVDFTRLARAGEERGFRTVFYGDQGPFLLAGAEGTLRAAIEAVPSRGREVQQLVHPAAFGEKFRVLVQSVNAGGAALRFERAARVQRLGLGAPPADRG; this is encoded by the coding sequence GTGACGGGGCCCTTCACCGAAACCGTTCGCGCGGAAATCGGGCGGCGGGGGCGCGTGACCTTCGCCGAATTCATGGGATGGGCTCTGACCCACCCGCGCCACGGCTACTACACCGCCGGGGCGCGCACCGGCCGGGCCGGGGATTTCATCACCAACGCCCAGGTGCCCCTGTTCGGGGAGGCTCTGGCTGAAATTCTCGTGGACATGTGGGACGCCCTGGGATCCGCCCGGTGGACGTTGATTGAGTTGGGGGCGGGGGACGGCGTGCTTGCCGAACGGGTGCTGACCGCGTTGGACCGGCGCGGTCGCGCCCGCCGGGTGACGACGCACCTGGTGGAAGCTTCCCCCGCGGCCCGGGCGGCGGCGCGTCGGCGGTTGTCGCGGTTCGGCGGGGTCCACCTCCACGCCGCCCTGGCGGACCTGGAGCACACCGCCGGGGTCGAAGGGTGCGTGTACTCCAACGAGTTTTTCGACGCGCTGCCCTTCCACCGGCTGCGGGGCGCGGCCGGCGGACCGGAGGAGCTTTTTGTCACGGAGGGGAACGGGGGTCTGCTCGAAACCCCGGGCCCCCTGTCGGACCCGGCCCTCGTGGCCCTCCTGTCGTCCGCGGGGATTTCCCTGGAGGAAGGTCAAGAGACCGAAGTGTGCCCGTTGGTGGACGCCGTTCAAGAGGAATTGGCCCGGGTGCTCGCGCGCGGGTTTGTGTTGACGGTGGATTACGGGGGCGCGGCGGCCGAAGTCCATCACCCCACGCGCGCGCGGGGCACGCGACGCACGTTTTCGCACCACCGCGTCGGGGACGACCCTTTCCGGGACGTGGGTGAAAAAGACATCACCGCGCACGTGGATTTCACCCGCCTCGCGCGGGCCGGGGAAGAGCGGGGGTTTCGGACGGTTTTTTACGGCGATCAGGGGCCTTTTCTGCTCGCGGGGGCGGAGGGGACTTTGCGGGCCGCGATCGAGGCGGTCCCGTCCCGGGGGCGGGAGGTCCAACAGTTGGTGCACCCGGCGGCCTTCGGAGAAAAATTCCGGGTGTTGGTCCAAAGCGTCAACGCCGGCGGGGCGGCCCTCCGGTTTGAGCGCGCCGCCCGGGTTCAGCGCTTGGGTTTGGGCGCGCCCCCGGCGGACCGCGGCTGA
- a CDS encoding alpha/beta fold hydrolase, translating to MNQRSRTGLFIAVLFMGLGFVGRLPAAPLDLAVPWGTDEKDPLILQGDYVPPQREGAPVLIALHGLGSDRAEWRPLAAAAQKRGWGVCLYDARGHGKSRATLTGKAVNHEDRAQRRPAFWFGMMDDLARASRAVEDRGVPPARQVWVGASLGANVCLLTASRGVPPGALVLMSPGLDYAGLEVDEIPARVGAPMLFVSAQPDTYAHISAERLLGQADPGRSKWIALEKGTAQGAHGTQLFDEKLEGKMLDWVGRVMKMDQPRSAGGAPKPKR from the coding sequence ATGAATCAACGATCGCGGACCGGACTGTTCATCGCTGTTCTTTTCATGGGCCTGGGATTCGTGGGGCGCCTGCCCGCCGCCCCCCTGGATTTGGCGGTCCCCTGGGGCACCGACGAAAAGGACCCTTTGATTTTGCAGGGCGACTACGTGCCCCCCCAACGGGAGGGCGCCCCCGTCTTGATCGCCCTGCACGGGCTGGGCAGCGATCGCGCCGAATGGCGCCCGCTGGCCGCCGCGGCTCAAAAACGGGGATGGGGCGTGTGCCTTTACGACGCGCGCGGCCACGGAAAAAGCCGGGCGACCTTGACGGGCAAAGCGGTCAATCACGAAGACCGGGCCCAGCGGCGACCCGCTTTTTGGTTCGGCATGATGGACGATTTGGCCCGGGCGTCCCGGGCCGTGGAGGACCGGGGCGTGCCCCCCGCGCGGCAGGTGTGGGTGGGCGCGAGCCTGGGCGCGAACGTGTGCCTTTTAACGGCCTCCCGCGGCGTTCCCCCGGGCGCCTTGGTGTTGATGTCCCCGGGCTTGGATTACGCCGGACTCGAGGTCGATGAAATTCCCGCCCGCGTGGGGGCACCCATGCTTTTTGTTTCCGCCCAGCCCGACACCTACGCCCACATCAGCGCCGAGCGCCTGCTGGGGCAGGCCGATCCCGGCCGATCGAAATGGATCGCCCTCGAAAAGGGGACCGCCCAGGGGGCCCACGGAACGCAGTTGTTCGACGAAAAATTGGAAGGGAAGATGCTGGACTGGGTCGGGCGCGTGATGAAAATGGATCAGCCGCGGTCCGCCGGGGGCGCGCCCAAACCCAAGCGCTGA
- a CDS encoding tetratricopeptide repeat protein: MKRLWAAAAILLGAGSVRAEDAAVDALIDTGLEAMYNLDYARSRAAFDELTTRFPQNPIGPYGRATILWWELTNEYDEQNDALEKEFLAAVQDTVEKTRALAKNGDPTGLIRLCGGGALGLKGRWDAIGGHWLAAYRAGKQAFNLQSAAIKANPAMYDAYLGPGIFHYMVATLPAAAKVIGRMMFGGSKEQGLQEIRLTMEKGRFAKTAARLFLVNIYVNNEKDPAAALALLREGRAAYPQSPFFHYVELLILEEAKDWPALEAGARDYLAKIHAGAPHYSPRFQHMGLFALANAHRGAGRLDDALALYSRVVDRPARDDRWVSLAYLNRGKTFDLLGRREDALADYRTVLKRRDVWQLHDKARDRVRRPHSPDDAPRRR; the protein is encoded by the coding sequence ATGAAACGGCTGTGGGCGGCCGCGGCGATCCTGTTGGGCGCGGGATCGGTCCGGGCGGAGGACGCCGCCGTCGACGCGCTGATCGACACGGGCCTCGAAGCCATGTACAACCTCGACTACGCCCGGTCGCGCGCGGCGTTCGACGAATTGACGACGCGCTTTCCCCAAAACCCCATCGGCCCCTACGGCCGCGCCACGATCCTCTGGTGGGAACTGACCAACGAATACGATGAACAGAACGACGCCCTGGAGAAGGAATTCCTCGCCGCCGTCCAGGACACCGTTGAAAAAACACGCGCCCTGGCCAAAAACGGCGACCCCACCGGGCTGATCCGCCTCTGCGGGGGAGGCGCCCTCGGGCTCAAAGGCCGCTGGGACGCGATCGGCGGCCACTGGCTCGCGGCCTACCGGGCGGGCAAACAGGCGTTCAACCTTCAGTCCGCCGCCATCAAGGCCAACCCCGCCATGTACGACGCGTACCTGGGTCCCGGCATCTTCCATTATATGGTCGCGACCCTGCCCGCCGCCGCCAAGGTCATCGGCCGCATGATGTTCGGAGGTTCCAAAGAGCAAGGACTGCAAGAAATCCGCCTGACCATGGAGAAGGGGCGTTTCGCCAAAACCGCGGCGCGCCTTTTTTTGGTGAACATTTACGTCAACAACGAGAAGGACCCCGCCGCCGCCCTGGCGCTGTTGCGGGAGGGACGGGCGGCCTATCCCCAAAGCCCGTTTTTCCACTACGTGGAACTTTTGATCCTGGAGGAAGCCAAGGATTGGCCCGCCCTGGAGGCGGGGGCGCGGGACTACCTGGCCAAAATCCACGCCGGGGCGCCCCATTATTCGCCGCGGTTTCAACACATGGGTCTGTTCGCCCTGGCCAACGCCCACCGCGGCGCCGGACGGCTGGACGACGCGCTCGCGCTTTACAGCCGCGTGGTGGACCGGCCCGCCCGCGACGACCGTTGGGTCAGTTTGGCCTATTTAAACCGCGGCAAAACTTTTGATCTTTTGGGCCGCCGCGAAGACGCCCTCGCCGATTACCGCACCGTTTTAAAACGGCGCGACGTGTGGCAACTTCACGACAAAGCCCGGGACCGGGTGCGGCGTCCTCATTCGCCGGACGACGCCCCGCGGCGGCGCTGA
- a CDS encoding FIST C-terminal domain-containing protein: MKWASTLSTATRLETAVREAALGIKEKLEGAAPDFAALFVAQAFAERREDIQNLLAKHLPARVLVGASAAGVIGGGREWESKAGLSLVAAVLPDVKLRTFAIRDEDLPDLDDSPRAWESLVGVRAAEEPQFVVLADPFSIRLDNFLSGLDYAFPKSVKVGGVASGASEPGRGALYLNDQCLRGGLVGVSFTGNLRIDSVVAQGCRPIGRPLRVTGCKENALLAVDGKPPVEILQTIFKELSDRDRQLLRQALFIGIAMTSSADAPQPGDFLVRNIVGVDNDHGYLAVAAPLRLGQTVQFHLRDSRSSLEDLRQVFARFNGGAAAPHGALLFSCVGRGEALYGKADHDSAFFEETVGPVPLGGFFCNGEIGPVGGTTYLHGYTSCFGLFRSKT, translated from the coding sequence ATGAAATGGGCCTCCACCCTCTCGACCGCGACGCGCCTCGAAACCGCCGTGCGGGAAGCCGCCCTCGGCATCAAGGAGAAACTCGAGGGCGCCGCCCCCGATTTCGCGGCCCTGTTCGTCGCGCAGGCCTTCGCCGAGCGCCGCGAAGACATTCAGAACCTGCTGGCCAAGCATTTGCCCGCGCGCGTCCTCGTCGGGGCGAGCGCGGCCGGGGTCATCGGCGGCGGCCGGGAATGGGAATCCAAGGCGGGGCTGAGCCTCGTCGCGGCCGTCCTGCCCGACGTCAAGTTGCGGACCTTCGCGATCCGGGACGAGGACCTGCCGGACCTCGACGACTCCCCGCGCGCCTGGGAAAGCCTGGTCGGCGTCCGGGCCGCCGAGGAACCCCAGTTCGTGGTGTTGGCGGACCCCTTTTCCATCCGGCTGGACAATTTTTTGTCGGGGCTCGATTACGCTTTCCCCAAATCCGTGAAGGTCGGCGGCGTGGCCTCCGGCGCGTCGGAGCCGGGGCGCGGCGCCCTCTATCTCAACGATCAGTGCCTGCGGGGCGGCCTCGTCGGGGTGTCGTTCACCGGCAATTTGCGCATCGATTCCGTCGTCGCCCAAGGGTGCCGCCCCATCGGGCGCCCCCTGCGCGTCACCGGCTGCAAGGAAAACGCCCTGCTCGCGGTGGATGGAAAACCCCCGGTGGAAATCCTCCAAACGATTTTTAAGGAATTGTCGGACCGCGACCGCCAATTGTTGCGCCAGGCCCTCTTCATCGGCATCGCGATGACCTCCTCGGCCGACGCCCCCCAACCCGGGGATTTTTTGGTGCGGAACATCGTGGGCGTGGACAACGACCACGGCTATTTGGCCGTGGCCGCCCCGTTGCGCCTGGGGCAAACCGTCCAATTCCACCTGCGGGACTCCCGATCCTCCCTCGAGGATCTGCGCCAGGTGTTCGCCCGCTTCAACGGGGGCGCCGCGGCCCCCCACGGCGCCCTGCTGTTTTCCTGCGTCGGACGCGGGGAGGCGTTGTACGGAAAGGCCGACCACGATTCCGCCTTCTTCGAGGAAACCGTGGGCCCGGTGCCCTTGGGCGGCTTTTTTTGCAACGGCGAAATCGGCCCCGTCGGCGGCACCACCTACCTGCACGGCTACACCAGCTGCTTCGGTCTGTTCCGGTCCAAAACATGA